The sequence AGCATCGACCAACTCCAAAAATGCATGGGGCATGAGCCCCATgtaattgattttttaaaaatatatatatatatatatatgattttttaatatatttaaataaagaaaaataataaaatataattaatctaATTACTTTACATTAATTTACGTAAtcacttaaaaatattaaaaacataATTACTCAAAGATAATGAAGtgcataaaaaatttaaatttaatttattaaataattttacatatttagtattatttaacataaaattatttttattattttataaaatttaaattaaaatttaggtaataaataataataatataatatgtgTAAAAATGATTAGTGGAACCCGtaaaaaagttattttttgGATTAAGATTGTGGAAAAAagttataaaaattttgttttgagaTGAGAATGATAGATCCACAATGAAGTTGAGTTTTTTGATTCAGGACTACGAGTACCCTAAGAATTTGCAATTTTCATCAATGAATTTAAAGTCATCATGTCAGGAATAAAGATTCCATAAATTACAACCAAAACAGTTAGTCTGATCCTAAGTAATCTTTAAATATCCAACAACAAATGGAGCATCAGTGAGATTGGAGAAGACATTACGTACAAACGTCAAATAAATAGTATGGACTGGTAAAGCCTTACCATATGAACTAAGACCTTTTGTTTCCCTTTATGATTAGTTATTGAAACTCACACCACCACTACATGCCCTGCCCACTGTTGCCCTCTCTTCGCCTTCTCCTACGTCCTGACCGTCCCAAGAGAACTCTACCATGGCGGCGTAGACGACTCGCCAATGTCATATGGTTCCTTCCAGAAACTTCATTTTCATCAATATGGTTGCCATCTTGATCCAATTCGCGGAAAGAATCAACAGAGCTTTCATGACTCGATCTCGAAGTGTTCCTCAAGCCTCGATCATTCTGTCTCATTCCAGAACCAAACATCTGCATAAACATCATCACAGACATCAACCTCCGACCAAATCCATTTTCAATTTCCTCGTTTGGCTCCAATGCATCTGCATCACCGTCAGAACCCAAACCAAAATGGCTTCGCTCGATCACGTAATCACCAAAAAACATTGCCCCTGGATTTGACGACCTTATGGTGCTCATCACATCTTCCCTCTCTCGCTCCTGCTCTAGGTTTCTCCACTTCTGTTCGAGAGTAGGATCCAATTCGTGCGGTTTAGCAGAAGGGTGCTCAGTCCTCACATGTTTCTGCAGCTCTTTGTATGTTCCAATGAATGAGCAGTTATCCTGGTTGCAAGTTCGTTTCTTTGTGTTTAGATGGTCTCGTGCTGGCTCCACAACCGTCCAACCCTTCACTTGAGCCCTACAAAGGGGACATGTGAGCTCTGTAGCTTTTTCATTAACAACCAACCCACCAGACAATGGATCCATCACTTCAGTAGGCGCATCATAAATTGGTGCATTGTTAGATGACATTACTTTTGTGTACGCCTTCTTGTACTGGTCCAGACAGTTGGAATGACGGAAGCTGGTTCCACACATGTAGGGACGACAGCCTTTATCATGGGAGGAACAGAGGAGAAGAACAGCATTATGAGGACACTC comes from Henckelia pumila isolate YLH828 chromosome 4, ASM3356847v2, whole genome shotgun sequence and encodes:
- the LOC140864151 gene encoding uncharacterized protein, coding for MAKGGRGRLRISSRRDRPTPYPSQSNSIPNCEVKNNCSKTFIHDWEGATCSICMECPHNAVLLLCSSHDKGCRPYMCGTSFRHSNCLDQYKKAYTKVMSSNNAPIYDAPTEVMDPLSGGLVVNEKATELTCPLCRAQVKGWTVVEPARDHLNTKKRTCNQDNCSFIGTYKELQKHVRTEHPSAKPHELDPTLEQKWRNLEQEREREDVMSTIRSSNPGAMFFGDYVIERSHFGLGSDGDADALEPNEEIENGFGRRLMSVMMFMQMFGSGMRQNDRGLRNTSRSSHESSVDSFRELDQDGNHIDENEVSGRNHMTLASRLRRHGRVLLGRSGRRRRRREGNSGQGM